Proteins encoded within one genomic window of Solea senegalensis isolate Sse05_10M linkage group LG11, IFAPA_SoseM_1, whole genome shotgun sequence:
- the e2f1 gene encoding transcription factor E2F1, protein MSETLISGQTSEDLLADFETLLNSGGIDLGEDHQIVIITSPSNDGLHPTIAPTSTGEILLFATPQGPADVGIQDKRRPALGRPPVKRKLDLDSDHQYVSTTRPSIGQAPPSTPAPPRVPRITTEKSRYDTSLNLTTKRFLDLLSQSADGVVDLNWASQVLDVQKRRIYDITNVLEGIQLISKKSKNNIQWLGNRIDAALVSRHKELQKEACDLTEAEEELDELITKCNLQLRLLTEDPQNKKLGYVRCQDLRKSFDSPDHLVMVIRAPPETQMQVSEPSEGYQVSLKSSRGPIDVFLCPDDSSGVCSPVTGGSPTKPNADPPLVPPPTQPTDQSHTRISTPALEVGLSSPGSTSSTITAASQQDPTSLVLGGDTESLLGGDPFSSLGDMPDFDLSPLSSSDFLNGEGLPLPLDGFINLSPPHNHNYHFGLEDHEGISELFDCDFGDLSQVLGDS, encoded by the exons ATGTCAGAGACTCTGATCTCAGGGCAGACATCGGAGGATCTGTTGGCCGACTTTGAGACTCTGCTGAACTCTGGGGGCATTGACCTGGGTGAGGACCACCAGATAGTGATCATCACCAGCCCCAGCAATGATGGACTCCACCCGACCATCGCTCCCACCAGCACGGGGGAGATCCTGCTGTTTGCAACGCCACAGGGCCCCGCCGACGTGGGAATCCAGGACAAGAGGCGACCGGCTCTGGGACGACCTCCG GTTAAGAGGAAGTTAGATCTGGACAGTGACCATCAGTATGTCAGCACCACTCGACCGTCCATAGGCCAAGCACCACCGTCCACACCTGCCCCACccagag TTCCTCGAATCACGACAGAGAAGTCGCGGTACGACACTTCCTTGAACCTGACCACCAAGCGCTTTCTGGACCTGTTGTCCCAGTCGGCCGACGGCGTGGTGGATCTTAACTGGGCCTCGCAGGTCCTCGATGTCCAGAAGAGACGCATCTATGACATAACCAACGTCCTGGAGGGAATTCAGCTCATCTCCAAGAAGTCCAAGAACAATATCCAGTGGCT TGGTAATCGAATTGATGCAGCGTTGGTTTCCCGCCATAAGGAGTTGCAGAAGGAGGCGTGTGACCTCAcggaggctgaggaggagctgGACGAGCTCATTACCAAATGCAACCTACAGCTGCGGCTGCTCACGGAGGACCCGCAGAACAAGAA GTTGGGCTACGTGCGCTGTCAGGACTTGAGGAAGTCCTTTGATTCTCCAGaccacctggtgatggtgatcaGAGCTCCACCAGAGACCCAGATGCAAGTTTCAGAACCCAGCGAG GGTTACCAGGTGTCGCTGAAGAGCTCGCGCGGCCCGATCGATGTGTTCCTCTGTCCGGATGACAGCTCTGGCGTCTGCAGCCCTGTGACCGGAGGTAGTCCCACAAAACCAAATGCTGACCCCCCGCTAGTGCCGCCTCCTACACAACCCACAGACCAATCACACACTAGAATTTCCACACCTGCCCTGGAGGTGGGTTTATCGTCCCCGGGGTCAACGTCTTCTACGATCACAGCAGCCTCCCAGCAGGACCCAACGTCACTGGTGTTAGGTGGGGACACAG AATCACTGCTGGGAGGTGATCCGTTCTCCAGCCTCGGAGACATGCCTGACTTTgacctctcccctctctcctcctcggACTTCCTGAACGGAGAAGGCCTCCCTCTCCCGTTAGACGGTTTCATCAACTTGTCCCCCCCTCACAATCACAATTACCATTTTGGACTGGAGGACCACGAAGGCATCAGCGAACTGTTTGATTGCGACTTTGGTGACCTATCGCAGGTTTTGGGGGACAGTTAG
- the znf341 gene encoding zinc finger protein 341 isoform X2: protein MAQAIFEVLEGMDNQTVLAVQSLLDGQGGVPDPNNQNVSGTPAIQSMGMNYDEDVFLCGKCKKQFNSLPAFMTHKREQCQSNAPSLSTVSLASTNAYTPVPSISSVPQTPANRQVSTYITVPPSPLTHTLVQGNVLVSDDVLMSAISAFTSIDQPMATMQAPIQSNLSMHTAGVSYLQHHQHHHHHHHHHHQQQQQQQPQSSHPLPPSQTPAHSLSAGQSTPQSLSSQVAASHSNSVVQVYSTLPHMAGGGGGGAEIHTLGLQPFHPVQVPSQCVESQSFNTPPVYSPGKQGTKTKLCSITNSLTELGDFEKVIIPKRPRSSKKSPDGETEQLKGKGPKLKCNFCDKIFSKNFDLQQHIRSHTGEKPFQCIVCGRAFAQKSNVKKHMQTHKVWPMGVASTVSRLPVTVKVVPVSSREEEGGAEQQQQQLQQLQHHEQHEEEEELPQQQSCQTQAEEEVAQSEAGAGMEENVPAARADVESSRGEAVQNGHPPAQMQTQSNQSQQCPSQTKQIVVIDSSYQCQFCASKFKTYFQLKSHLTQHKGEQVYKCVLKSCSQTFQKLDQFLEHTRTHQEQLTYRCHLCSKVFPSLFELGVHQYSHCFCPQQNTRKETTIYRCVKCQSRYSTQEALEQHLLTASHNFPCPHCQKVFPCERYFRRHLPTHGVGGRFKCHICKKAFKTEHYLKLHTRIHSGEKPFKCSLCEATFNRKDKVKRHMLIHEPFKKYKCPFRTHVGCTKEFNRPDKLKAHILSHSGIKPYKCLFCQKAFSRRAHMLEHQQSHTDNYRFRCSTCNKGFTRQSYYRDHKCPASGNGTGTEGGAGEAEGGQMTEEDDGEDDGRCGRYTAEAKRPGTVGEDGHEDEMGRTDHLERHEEEEVEEEEREQRRSDEGCQAAMSISTREEQTEREEEEEDDGLDHGCEAMEQIQSNGQNCLQQPCL from the exons ATGGCGCAGGCAATATTTGAAGTGCTTGAAG gGATGGACAACCAGACAGTGTTGGCAGTCCAGTCTCTGCTGGATGGTCAAGGTGGAGTTCCTGACCCCAACAACCAGAATGTTTCTGGGACACCTGCAATCCAGTCTATGGGTATGAACT ACGACGAGGATGTGTTCCTGTGTGGGAAGTGTAAAAAACAGTTCAACTCTTTGCCAGCATTCATGACACACAAGAGGGAGCAGTGCCAGTCTAATGCCCCCTCCCTGTCCACTGTGTCCTTGGCCTCCACCAATGCTTACACACCTGTCCCATCCATCAGCTCTGTACCACAGACTCCTGCCAACAGACAG GTATCCACCTACATCACAGTCCCTCCCTCCCCGTTAACACACACTCTGGTCCAAGGCAACGTGCTGGTCAGTGACGACGTTCTCATGTCGGCCATCTCGGCCTTCACCTCCATCGACCAGCCCATGGCCACCATGCAGGCGCCCATACAG AGTAACCTGAGCATGCACACAGCGGGCGTGTCTTACCTtcagcaccaccagcaccaccaccaccaccatcatcatcatcaccaacagcagcagcagcagcagcctcagtcctcccaccccctccccccaagCCAAACACCGGCCCACTCTCTGTCAGCGGGCCAGTCCACGCCACAGTCGCTCTCTTCTCAGGTGGCAGCGAGTCACAGCAACTCTGTGGTTCAGGTGTACAGCACTCTGCCTCATATggctggaggtggaggtggcgGTGCTGAGATCCACACCCTGGGTCTGCAGCCTTTCCATCCAGTACAA GTGCCCAGTCAGTGTGTGGAGAGCCAGTCATTCAATACTCCTCCTGTCTACAGCCCCGGAAAACAAGGAACCAAGACAAAGCTCTGCAGCATCACCAACAGCCTGACGGAGCTGGGCGATTTCGAAAAAGTCATCATTCCCAAAAGGCCAAGGAGCAGCAAAAAGAGCCCAGATGGAGAAACAG AGCAGCTGAAAGGAAAGGGGCCAAAGCTCAAGTGTAATTTCTGTGACAAAATCTTCTCGAAAAACTTTGATCTTCAGCAGCACATTCGAAG CCACACCGGAGAGAAACCCTTCCAGTGTATCGTCTGTGGCAGAGCCTTCGCTCAGAAGTCCAACGTGAagaaacacatgcagacacacaag GTATGGCCTATGGGTGTGGCCAGCACAGTGTCAAGATTACCAGTCACAGTGAAGGTGGTGCCAGTGTCAtccagagaggaggaaggcggcgctgagcagcagcagcagcagctgcagcagctgcagcatcatGAACagcatgaagaggaggaggaactgcCTCAACAGCAGAGCTGTCAAACACAAGCGGAGGAAGAGGTGGCCCAATCAG AAGCAGGAGCTGGCATGGAGGAGAACGTGCCTGCCGCCCGGGCCGAtgtggagagcagccgaggggAGGCGGTGCAGAACGGGCATCCTCCGGCACAGATGCAGACACAGTCCAACCAGAGCCAACAGTGCCCAAGTCAAACCAAACAGATcgttgtgattgacagctcctACCAGTGCCAGTTCTGCGCTAGCAAGTTCAAGACCTACTTCCAGCTCAAGTCCCACCTGACCCAGCACAAAGGGGAGCAG GTCTACAAGTGTGTGTTGAAGTCCTGCTCACAGACCTTCCAGAAGTTGGATCAGTTTTTGGAGCACACCCGCACGCATCAGGAGCAGCTGACCTACCGCTGCCACCTCTGCAGCAAGGTCTTCCCCTCGCTGTTTGAGCTGGGCGTCCACCAGTACTCCCACTGTTTCTGCCCACAGCAAAACACGCGCAAGGAAACCACCATCTACAG gTGTGTGAAGTGTCAGAGCAGATATTCTACTCAGGAAGCACTGGAACAACATCTGCTGACTGCCTCACACAACTTCCCCTGCCCCCACTGTCAAAAG GTTTTCCCGTGCGAGCGGTACTTCAGACGCCACCTCCCCACTCACGGCGTTGGAGGGAGGTTTAAGTGTCACATCTGTAAAAAGGCCTTCAAGACGGAGCACTACCTCAAACTCCACACTCGAATCCACTCAG GTGAAAAGCCGTTCAAATGCTCCCTCTGTGAGGCGACGTTCAACAGGAAGGACAAAGTGAAGCGACACATGCTCATCCACGAGCCTTTCAAGAAATACAAGTGTCCCTTCag GACACACGTGGGCTGCACCAAAGAGTTTAACAGACCAGACAAACTCAAGGCCCACATCCTGTCACATTCTG GTATCAAACCCTACAAGTGTCTGTTTTGTCAGAAGGCGTTCAGCCGCAGAGCTCACATGCTGGAGCATCAACAGTCCCACACAGACAACTACCGCTTCAGATGCTCCACCTGCAACAAGGGCTTCACCCGACAGAGCTACTACAGAGACCACAAATGCCCTGCGTCCGGCAACGGGACAGGAACTGAAGGAGGCGCcggagaggcagagggaggccAGATGACAGAGGAGGACGATGGGGAAGATGACGGGAGGTGTGGTAGATACACCGCAGAAGCAAAAAGGCCTGGCACTGTGGGAGAGGATGGACATGAGGATGAAATGGGCAGAACTGACCACTTAGAAAgacatgaagaggaggaggtggaagaggaggagagagagcagaggaggagcgaCGAGGGTTGTCAGGCTGCCATGTCTATCAGCACCAGGGAAGAGCAGactgaaagagaagaggaggaggaggatgacgggTTGGATCATGGCTGTGAGGCAATGGAGCAGATTCAGAGCAATGGACAAAACTGTTTGCAGCAGCCGTGTTTGTAG
- the znf341 gene encoding zinc finger protein 341 isoform X1, with amino-acid sequence MAQAIFEVLEGMDNQTVLAVQSLLDGQGGVPDPNNQNVSGTPAIQSMGMNYDEDVFLCGKCKKQFNSLPAFMTHKREQCQSNAPSLSTVSLASTNAYTPVPSISSVPQTPANRQVSTYITVPPSPLTHTLVQGNVLVSDDVLMSAISAFTSIDQPMATMQAPIQSNLSMHTAGVSYLQHHQHHHHHHHHHHQQQQQQQPQSSHPLPPSQTPAHSLSAGQSTPQSLSSQVAASHSNSVVQVYSTLPHMAGGGGGGAEIHTLGLQPFHPVQVPSQCVESQSFNTPPVYSPGKQGTKTKLCSITNSLTELGDFEKVIIPKRPRSSKKSPDGETAEQLKGKGPKLKCNFCDKIFSKNFDLQQHIRSHTGEKPFQCIVCGRAFAQKSNVKKHMQTHKVWPMGVASTVSRLPVTVKVVPVSSREEEGGAEQQQQQLQQLQHHEQHEEEEELPQQQSCQTQAEEEVAQSEAGAGMEENVPAARADVESSRGEAVQNGHPPAQMQTQSNQSQQCPSQTKQIVVIDSSYQCQFCASKFKTYFQLKSHLTQHKGEQVYKCVLKSCSQTFQKLDQFLEHTRTHQEQLTYRCHLCSKVFPSLFELGVHQYSHCFCPQQNTRKETTIYRCVKCQSRYSTQEALEQHLLTASHNFPCPHCQKVFPCERYFRRHLPTHGVGGRFKCHICKKAFKTEHYLKLHTRIHSGEKPFKCSLCEATFNRKDKVKRHMLIHEPFKKYKCPFRTHVGCTKEFNRPDKLKAHILSHSGIKPYKCLFCQKAFSRRAHMLEHQQSHTDNYRFRCSTCNKGFTRQSYYRDHKCPASGNGTGTEGGAGEAEGGQMTEEDDGEDDGRCGRYTAEAKRPGTVGEDGHEDEMGRTDHLERHEEEEVEEEEREQRRSDEGCQAAMSISTREEQTEREEEEEDDGLDHGCEAMEQIQSNGQNCLQQPCL; translated from the exons ATGGCGCAGGCAATATTTGAAGTGCTTGAAG gGATGGACAACCAGACAGTGTTGGCAGTCCAGTCTCTGCTGGATGGTCAAGGTGGAGTTCCTGACCCCAACAACCAGAATGTTTCTGGGACACCTGCAATCCAGTCTATGGGTATGAACT ACGACGAGGATGTGTTCCTGTGTGGGAAGTGTAAAAAACAGTTCAACTCTTTGCCAGCATTCATGACACACAAGAGGGAGCAGTGCCAGTCTAATGCCCCCTCCCTGTCCACTGTGTCCTTGGCCTCCACCAATGCTTACACACCTGTCCCATCCATCAGCTCTGTACCACAGACTCCTGCCAACAGACAG GTATCCACCTACATCACAGTCCCTCCCTCCCCGTTAACACACACTCTGGTCCAAGGCAACGTGCTGGTCAGTGACGACGTTCTCATGTCGGCCATCTCGGCCTTCACCTCCATCGACCAGCCCATGGCCACCATGCAGGCGCCCATACAG AGTAACCTGAGCATGCACACAGCGGGCGTGTCTTACCTtcagcaccaccagcaccaccaccaccaccatcatcatcatcaccaacagcagcagcagcagcagcctcagtcctcccaccccctccccccaagCCAAACACCGGCCCACTCTCTGTCAGCGGGCCAGTCCACGCCACAGTCGCTCTCTTCTCAGGTGGCAGCGAGTCACAGCAACTCTGTGGTTCAGGTGTACAGCACTCTGCCTCATATggctggaggtggaggtggcgGTGCTGAGATCCACACCCTGGGTCTGCAGCCTTTCCATCCAGTACAA GTGCCCAGTCAGTGTGTGGAGAGCCAGTCATTCAATACTCCTCCTGTCTACAGCCCCGGAAAACAAGGAACCAAGACAAAGCTCTGCAGCATCACCAACAGCCTGACGGAGCTGGGCGATTTCGAAAAAGTCATCATTCCCAAAAGGCCAAGGAGCAGCAAAAAGAGCCCAGATGGAGAAACAG CAGAGCAGCTGAAAGGAAAGGGGCCAAAGCTCAAGTGTAATTTCTGTGACAAAATCTTCTCGAAAAACTTTGATCTTCAGCAGCACATTCGAAG CCACACCGGAGAGAAACCCTTCCAGTGTATCGTCTGTGGCAGAGCCTTCGCTCAGAAGTCCAACGTGAagaaacacatgcagacacacaag GTATGGCCTATGGGTGTGGCCAGCACAGTGTCAAGATTACCAGTCACAGTGAAGGTGGTGCCAGTGTCAtccagagaggaggaaggcggcgctgagcagcagcagcagcagctgcagcagctgcagcatcatGAACagcatgaagaggaggaggaactgcCTCAACAGCAGAGCTGTCAAACACAAGCGGAGGAAGAGGTGGCCCAATCAG AAGCAGGAGCTGGCATGGAGGAGAACGTGCCTGCCGCCCGGGCCGAtgtggagagcagccgaggggAGGCGGTGCAGAACGGGCATCCTCCGGCACAGATGCAGACACAGTCCAACCAGAGCCAACAGTGCCCAAGTCAAACCAAACAGATcgttgtgattgacagctcctACCAGTGCCAGTTCTGCGCTAGCAAGTTCAAGACCTACTTCCAGCTCAAGTCCCACCTGACCCAGCACAAAGGGGAGCAG GTCTACAAGTGTGTGTTGAAGTCCTGCTCACAGACCTTCCAGAAGTTGGATCAGTTTTTGGAGCACACCCGCACGCATCAGGAGCAGCTGACCTACCGCTGCCACCTCTGCAGCAAGGTCTTCCCCTCGCTGTTTGAGCTGGGCGTCCACCAGTACTCCCACTGTTTCTGCCCACAGCAAAACACGCGCAAGGAAACCACCATCTACAG gTGTGTGAAGTGTCAGAGCAGATATTCTACTCAGGAAGCACTGGAACAACATCTGCTGACTGCCTCACACAACTTCCCCTGCCCCCACTGTCAAAAG GTTTTCCCGTGCGAGCGGTACTTCAGACGCCACCTCCCCACTCACGGCGTTGGAGGGAGGTTTAAGTGTCACATCTGTAAAAAGGCCTTCAAGACGGAGCACTACCTCAAACTCCACACTCGAATCCACTCAG GTGAAAAGCCGTTCAAATGCTCCCTCTGTGAGGCGACGTTCAACAGGAAGGACAAAGTGAAGCGACACATGCTCATCCACGAGCCTTTCAAGAAATACAAGTGTCCCTTCag GACACACGTGGGCTGCACCAAAGAGTTTAACAGACCAGACAAACTCAAGGCCCACATCCTGTCACATTCTG GTATCAAACCCTACAAGTGTCTGTTTTGTCAGAAGGCGTTCAGCCGCAGAGCTCACATGCTGGAGCATCAACAGTCCCACACAGACAACTACCGCTTCAGATGCTCCACCTGCAACAAGGGCTTCACCCGACAGAGCTACTACAGAGACCACAAATGCCCTGCGTCCGGCAACGGGACAGGAACTGAAGGAGGCGCcggagaggcagagggaggccAGATGACAGAGGAGGACGATGGGGAAGATGACGGGAGGTGTGGTAGATACACCGCAGAAGCAAAAAGGCCTGGCACTGTGGGAGAGGATGGACATGAGGATGAAATGGGCAGAACTGACCACTTAGAAAgacatgaagaggaggaggtggaagaggaggagagagagcagaggaggagcgaCGAGGGTTGTCAGGCTGCCATGTCTATCAGCACCAGGGAAGAGCAGactgaaagagaagaggaggaggaggatgacgggTTGGATCATGGCTGTGAGGCAATGGAGCAGATTCAGAGCAATGGACAAAACTGTTTGCAGCAGCCGTGTTTGTAG
- the znf341 gene encoding zinc finger protein 341 isoform X3, whose product MAQAIFEVLEGMDNQTVLAVQSLLDGQGGVPDPNNQNVSGTPAIQSMDDEDVFLCGKCKKQFNSLPAFMTHKREQCQSNAPSLSTVSLASTNAYTPVPSISSVPQTPANRQVSTYITVPPSPLTHTLVQGNVLVSDDVLMSAISAFTSIDQPMATMQAPIQSNLSMHTAGVSYLQHHQHHHHHHHHHHQQQQQQQPQSSHPLPPSQTPAHSLSAGQSTPQSLSSQVAASHSNSVVQVYSTLPHMAGGGGGGAEIHTLGLQPFHPVQVPSQCVESQSFNTPPVYSPGKQGTKTKLCSITNSLTELGDFEKVIIPKRPRSSKKSPDGETAEQLKGKGPKLKCNFCDKIFSKNFDLQQHIRSHTGEKPFQCIVCGRAFAQKSNVKKHMQTHKVWPMGVASTVSRLPVTVKVVPVSSREEEGGAEQQQQQLQQLQHHEQHEEEEELPQQQSCQTQAEEEVAQSEAGAGMEENVPAARADVESSRGEAVQNGHPPAQMQTQSNQSQQCPSQTKQIVVIDSSYQCQFCASKFKTYFQLKSHLTQHKGEQVYKCVLKSCSQTFQKLDQFLEHTRTHQEQLTYRCHLCSKVFPSLFELGVHQYSHCFCPQQNTRKETTIYRCVKCQSRYSTQEALEQHLLTASHNFPCPHCQKVFPCERYFRRHLPTHGVGGRFKCHICKKAFKTEHYLKLHTRIHSGEKPFKCSLCEATFNRKDKVKRHMLIHEPFKKYKCPFRTHVGCTKEFNRPDKLKAHILSHSGIKPYKCLFCQKAFSRRAHMLEHQQSHTDNYRFRCSTCNKGFTRQSYYRDHKCPASGNGTGTEGGAGEAEGGQMTEEDDGEDDGRCGRYTAEAKRPGTVGEDGHEDEMGRTDHLERHEEEEVEEEEREQRRSDEGCQAAMSISTREEQTEREEEEEDDGLDHGCEAMEQIQSNGQNCLQQPCL is encoded by the exons ATGGCGCAGGCAATATTTGAAGTGCTTGAAG gGATGGACAACCAGACAGTGTTGGCAGTCCAGTCTCTGCTGGATGGTCAAGGTGGAGTTCCTGACCCCAACAACCAGAATGTTTCTGGGACACCTGCAATCCAGTCTATGG ACGACGAGGATGTGTTCCTGTGTGGGAAGTGTAAAAAACAGTTCAACTCTTTGCCAGCATTCATGACACACAAGAGGGAGCAGTGCCAGTCTAATGCCCCCTCCCTGTCCACTGTGTCCTTGGCCTCCACCAATGCTTACACACCTGTCCCATCCATCAGCTCTGTACCACAGACTCCTGCCAACAGACAG GTATCCACCTACATCACAGTCCCTCCCTCCCCGTTAACACACACTCTGGTCCAAGGCAACGTGCTGGTCAGTGACGACGTTCTCATGTCGGCCATCTCGGCCTTCACCTCCATCGACCAGCCCATGGCCACCATGCAGGCGCCCATACAG AGTAACCTGAGCATGCACACAGCGGGCGTGTCTTACCTtcagcaccaccagcaccaccaccaccaccatcatcatcatcaccaacagcagcagcagcagcagcctcagtcctcccaccccctccccccaagCCAAACACCGGCCCACTCTCTGTCAGCGGGCCAGTCCACGCCACAGTCGCTCTCTTCTCAGGTGGCAGCGAGTCACAGCAACTCTGTGGTTCAGGTGTACAGCACTCTGCCTCATATggctggaggtggaggtggcgGTGCTGAGATCCACACCCTGGGTCTGCAGCCTTTCCATCCAGTACAA GTGCCCAGTCAGTGTGTGGAGAGCCAGTCATTCAATACTCCTCCTGTCTACAGCCCCGGAAAACAAGGAACCAAGACAAAGCTCTGCAGCATCACCAACAGCCTGACGGAGCTGGGCGATTTCGAAAAAGTCATCATTCCCAAAAGGCCAAGGAGCAGCAAAAAGAGCCCAGATGGAGAAACAG CAGAGCAGCTGAAAGGAAAGGGGCCAAAGCTCAAGTGTAATTTCTGTGACAAAATCTTCTCGAAAAACTTTGATCTTCAGCAGCACATTCGAAG CCACACCGGAGAGAAACCCTTCCAGTGTATCGTCTGTGGCAGAGCCTTCGCTCAGAAGTCCAACGTGAagaaacacatgcagacacacaag GTATGGCCTATGGGTGTGGCCAGCACAGTGTCAAGATTACCAGTCACAGTGAAGGTGGTGCCAGTGTCAtccagagaggaggaaggcggcgctgagcagcagcagcagcagctgcagcagctgcagcatcatGAACagcatgaagaggaggaggaactgcCTCAACAGCAGAGCTGTCAAACACAAGCGGAGGAAGAGGTGGCCCAATCAG AAGCAGGAGCTGGCATGGAGGAGAACGTGCCTGCCGCCCGGGCCGAtgtggagagcagccgaggggAGGCGGTGCAGAACGGGCATCCTCCGGCACAGATGCAGACACAGTCCAACCAGAGCCAACAGTGCCCAAGTCAAACCAAACAGATcgttgtgattgacagctcctACCAGTGCCAGTTCTGCGCTAGCAAGTTCAAGACCTACTTCCAGCTCAAGTCCCACCTGACCCAGCACAAAGGGGAGCAG GTCTACAAGTGTGTGTTGAAGTCCTGCTCACAGACCTTCCAGAAGTTGGATCAGTTTTTGGAGCACACCCGCACGCATCAGGAGCAGCTGACCTACCGCTGCCACCTCTGCAGCAAGGTCTTCCCCTCGCTGTTTGAGCTGGGCGTCCACCAGTACTCCCACTGTTTCTGCCCACAGCAAAACACGCGCAAGGAAACCACCATCTACAG gTGTGTGAAGTGTCAGAGCAGATATTCTACTCAGGAAGCACTGGAACAACATCTGCTGACTGCCTCACACAACTTCCCCTGCCCCCACTGTCAAAAG GTTTTCCCGTGCGAGCGGTACTTCAGACGCCACCTCCCCACTCACGGCGTTGGAGGGAGGTTTAAGTGTCACATCTGTAAAAAGGCCTTCAAGACGGAGCACTACCTCAAACTCCACACTCGAATCCACTCAG GTGAAAAGCCGTTCAAATGCTCCCTCTGTGAGGCGACGTTCAACAGGAAGGACAAAGTGAAGCGACACATGCTCATCCACGAGCCTTTCAAGAAATACAAGTGTCCCTTCag GACACACGTGGGCTGCACCAAAGAGTTTAACAGACCAGACAAACTCAAGGCCCACATCCTGTCACATTCTG GTATCAAACCCTACAAGTGTCTGTTTTGTCAGAAGGCGTTCAGCCGCAGAGCTCACATGCTGGAGCATCAACAGTCCCACACAGACAACTACCGCTTCAGATGCTCCACCTGCAACAAGGGCTTCACCCGACAGAGCTACTACAGAGACCACAAATGCCCTGCGTCCGGCAACGGGACAGGAACTGAAGGAGGCGCcggagaggcagagggaggccAGATGACAGAGGAGGACGATGGGGAAGATGACGGGAGGTGTGGTAGATACACCGCAGAAGCAAAAAGGCCTGGCACTGTGGGAGAGGATGGACATGAGGATGAAATGGGCAGAACTGACCACTTAGAAAgacatgaagaggaggaggtggaagaggaggagagagagcagaggaggagcgaCGAGGGTTGTCAGGCTGCCATGTCTATCAGCACCAGGGAAGAGCAGactgaaagagaagaggaggaggaggatgacgggTTGGATCATGGCTGTGAGGCAATGGAGCAGATTCAGAGCAATGGACAAAACTGTTTGCAGCAGCCGTGTTTGTAG